The following are encoded together in the Fundidesulfovibrio putealis DSM 16056 genome:
- the gatA gene encoding Asp-tRNA(Asn)/Glu-tRNA(Gln) amidotransferase subunit GatA, translating to MSDITSLTLTDLRARLAAKDITVTQAVSACLDRIRATEPAVDALLSVQAEAALAQAAEMDAKGPGPDASLWGVPIVVKDAICTKGVTTTCGSKILENFVPFYDATCVDRLKKAGAVILGKANMDEFAMGSSTENSAYKPTRNPWDVSKVPGGSSGGSGATVAARQCFAALGTDTGGSIRLPASFCGVTGIKPTYGRVSRYGLVAYGSSLDQIGPMARTPADCAAMLQAMAGHDPKDSTSAPRFVPDFVAETAARTDLKGLRLGMPEEYWGEGLAPEVRECCQGAIEAAKALGAQVVPVKLPHTKFAIATYYIVAMAEASSNLARFDGVRYGYRHPEAKDLRDLYEMSRSHGFGEEVQRRIVLGTYVLSAGYYDAYYRKAAQVRRLIKQDFLDAFEACDVIVGPTSPFTAFGLGEKTGDPLQMYLADIFTISLNLSGLPGLSMPVGLGKESGLPVGLQMFGRAWDEATILGAANALSGAVGELGEPKGIEK from the coding sequence ATGTCCGACATCACCTCGCTTACGCTCACCGACCTGCGTGCCAGACTGGCCGCCAAGGATATTACCGTCACCCAGGCCGTGTCCGCCTGCCTGGACCGCATCCGGGCCACCGAGCCCGCCGTGGACGCCCTGCTCTCCGTGCAGGCCGAGGCCGCCCTGGCCCAGGCCGCCGAGATGGACGCCAAAGGCCCCGGCCCGGACGCCTCCCTGTGGGGCGTGCCCATCGTGGTCAAGGACGCCATCTGCACCAAGGGCGTGACCACCACCTGCGGCTCCAAAATCCTTGAGAATTTCGTCCCCTTCTATGACGCCACCTGCGTGGACCGCCTGAAAAAGGCCGGGGCCGTGATCCTGGGCAAGGCCAACATGGACGAGTTCGCCATGGGCTCCTCCACCGAGAACTCGGCCTACAAGCCCACCCGCAACCCCTGGGACGTGAGCAAGGTCCCCGGCGGCTCCAGCGGCGGCTCCGGGGCCACCGTGGCCGCGCGCCAGTGCTTCGCGGCCCTGGGCACCGACACCGGCGGCTCCATCCGCCTGCCTGCCTCTTTCTGCGGCGTCACCGGCATCAAGCCCACCTACGGGCGCGTGTCGCGCTACGGGCTGGTGGCCTACGGCTCGAGCCTGGACCAGATCGGCCCCATGGCCCGCACCCCCGCCGACTGCGCCGCCATGCTCCAGGCCATGGCCGGGCACGACCCCAAGGACTCCACCTCCGCCCCGCGCTTCGTGCCGGACTTCGTGGCCGAGACCGCCGCCCGCACGGACCTCAAGGGGCTGCGCCTGGGCATGCCCGAGGAATACTGGGGCGAGGGCCTGGCCCCCGAGGTGCGCGAGTGCTGCCAGGGAGCCATCGAGGCCGCCAAGGCTCTGGGCGCGCAGGTGGTTCCGGTGAAGCTGCCGCACACGAAATTCGCCATCGCCACCTACTACATAGTGGCCATGGCCGAGGCCAGCTCCAACCTGGCGCGCTTCGACGGCGTGCGCTACGGCTACCGCCACCCCGAAGCCAAGGACCTGCGCGACCTCTACGAGATGTCGCGCTCGCACGGCTTCGGTGAGGAGGTCCAGCGCCGCATCGTGCTTGGCACCTACGTGCTGTCGGCCGGGTATTACGACGCCTACTACCGCAAGGCTGCCCAGGTGCGCCGCCTGATCAAGCAGGACTTCCTGGACGCCTTCGAGGCCTGCGACGTGATCGTGGGGCCGACCTCGCCGTTTACGGCCTTCGGCCTGGGCGAGAAGACCGGCGACCCGCTCCAGATGTACCTTGCCGATATCTTTACCATCTCGCTGAACCTGTCGGGGCTGCCTGGGCTGTCCATGCCTGTTGGCCTGGGCAAGGAGAGCGGGCTTCCCGTGGGCTTGCAGATGTTCGGCAGGGCCTGGGACGAGGCGACGATCCTGGGCGCGGCCAACGCGCTTTCCGGAGCGGTCGGGGAGTTGGGGGAGCCGAAGGGAATCGAAAAGTAA
- the gatC gene encoding Asp-tRNA(Asn)/Glu-tRNA(Gln) amidotransferase subunit GatC encodes MTFTPDQAAKVATLARLRLPESELERLAAQMGDILSYMDTLASCETEGVEPLYSPVEHPTPLRMDVAMKTCERADILAGAPDTDGRFFVVPKIVSG; translated from the coding sequence ATGACTTTCACCCCGGATCAGGCCGCCAAGGTGGCCACGCTGGCGCGCCTTCGGCTGCCGGAATCCGAACTGGAACGCCTGGCCGCCCAGATGGGCGACATCCTCTCCTACATGGACACGCTGGCCTCCTGCGAAACCGAAGGAGTCGAGCCGCTCTACAGCCCCGTGGAGCACCCCACGCCGCTGCGCATGGACGTGGCCATGAAGACCTGCGAGCGCGCCGACATCCTGGCCGGAGCGCCCGACACCGACGGCCGCTTCTTCGTCGTCCCCAAGATCGTCTCCGGGTAA
- a CDS encoding acyltransferase family protein — MPGASIQNRTAPGGVDTARPEILPGRLSLRSLSGRDPFALAGRAVPGLDGLRGLACLMIFNVHFFAQYSEQNYFTWPQGFLYEVLRALHSGSHGVDVFFVVSGFLIYGSLTRKRPGLARFLLERYKRLLPVVLVINIPALYWMNATWKEVVDNVLFLDFFGSRLVTFVSWALIYEMYFYLLCCVWLIVLRRFTLGPAGGEQRPPWLSWAVLTGLFIANCLYFRVTPILSDWRFAGFFVGIGLAMLRADPRGRRLFAMIPPGIWPLGLGVLALGCWLWSRDFVGTLSAMSPALALAYFIAFDLCVAVLVASFVNARQAPPAPETSGADHAEPDASKSLPAPTGAATTAPPTAGGLFAWEPLRCLGAVSYSLFLLHTQWGLPLANSLFGAPASLAGLTLHYSLSLGLSFALAAFLYMHLERFYFTRR, encoded by the coding sequence ATGCCAGGCGCGAGTATCCAGAACCGGACCGCCCCAGGGGGCGTGGACACCGCACGCCCGGAGATCCTTCCTGGCCGGTTGAGCCTGCGCTCCCTGTCCGGCCGGGACCCGTTCGCCCTGGCCGGGCGCGCCGTGCCCGGCCTGGACGGCCTGCGCGGGCTGGCCTGCCTGATGATCTTCAACGTCCATTTTTTCGCCCAGTACTCCGAGCAGAACTACTTCACCTGGCCGCAAGGTTTCCTGTACGAGGTGCTGCGCGCCCTGCATTCCGGGTCGCACGGGGTGGACGTATTCTTCGTGGTGTCCGGCTTTCTGATCTACGGGTCGCTTACGCGAAAACGCCCCGGCCTCGCGCGCTTCCTGCTGGAGCGTTACAAGCGGCTTTTGCCCGTGGTGCTGGTGATCAACATCCCGGCCCTGTACTGGATGAACGCCACCTGGAAGGAGGTGGTGGACAACGTCCTGTTCCTGGATTTCTTCGGCTCCCGGCTGGTGACCTTCGTGTCCTGGGCGCTGATCTACGAGATGTACTTCTATCTGCTGTGCTGCGTGTGGCTCATCGTGCTGCGGCGTTTCACGCTGGGTCCCGCAGGTGGGGAGCAGCGCCCGCCCTGGCTCTCCTGGGCGGTCCTGACCGGGCTGTTCATCGCCAACTGCCTGTATTTCCGGGTGACGCCCATCCTCTCTGACTGGCGCTTCGCGGGATTCTTCGTGGGCATCGGGCTGGCCATGCTGCGCGCCGATCCGCGCGGGCGCAGACTGTTCGCGATGATTCCGCCCGGAATCTGGCCTCTCGGGCTTGGCGTGCTGGCCCTTGGCTGCTGGCTGTGGTCGCGCGACTTCGTGGGCACGCTCTCGGCCATGTCGCCCGCATTGGCCCTGGCCTACTTCATCGCCTTCGACCTGTGCGTGGCCGTGCTGGTGGCCTCGTTCGTCAATGCCCGGCAGGCTCCCCCGGCCCCGGAAACTTCCGGGGCAGACCATGCTGAACCGGACGCCTCGAAATCCCTGCCAGCGCCCACAGGCGCAGCAACGACGGCCCCGCCGACAGCAGGCGGCCTCTTCGCCTGGGAGCCGCTGCGCTGCCTGGGCGCGGTGAGCTATTCGCTGTTTCTGCTGCACACCCAATGGGGCCTGCCCCTGGCCAACAGCTTGTTCGGCGCTCCCGCCTCGCTGGCCGGACTGACCCTGCACTACTCCCTGAGCCTGGGCCTGTCGTTTGCGCTGGCTGCCTTCCTGTACATGCACCTGGAACGCTTCTACTTCACGAGGCGCTGA
- a CDS encoding penicillin-binding protein activator — translation MNTPRTLRALLTVLALSLALSLSGCAGMDFFGKDAPPASAQEQQALQAKADDAWRAGKYERALTLYGFVLQGQALTREAKVIALERTARAALTLGRYQEALDALDNWGQTDPKVKSTWEWTSLSVQALSATGRERQAEELLAKIIQTRGASFDLTGPAGIELAKRYASRDLSSQAAQSLRTLHAKAPSRKERAQFESETARMLGSLEPKALSSLLSTVNNANRSVFPYNLIAFEDLRRATVANPAERSRMQDMADSLSRSSDLADRGLPGRILTQGLTAATAGAVKDAPPLPDKDLAAVKPGTVAMALLLPQTGQLRALAAKVQAGANAAKDILAAQGVQVDIRIINTDDPNFVDQLTALPHEVTLVGGPMHSSYFKNLPASGELSRRVFLAFMPEVAEAEEGKHIWRFFWSPQDEVNAVLGIPVEEGVKRFGVIYPEDRMGKRLADAFSTAAAARGAEVTAIQAYPPQDAPKWGDIVKTMVRATPTGTDGKSFTARPDFQAIFIPDELQRADHIIGQLQFYQADSLVILGPQLWSAAFNTPGSRTNISPANYRYAFSPGAWWPQSPVRAVSDLRAQMAKAQQGEPDFWAALGFDFVRLAAGAGAMPPDSAPSEISKRLNDSSKKMEWALAPITWDAGGHAKMNMFFLRPSVDGPAQVDKDGFRERLEALKAKQQPQ, via the coding sequence ATGAACACCCCACGCACGCTCCGCGCCCTGCTCACCGTCCTGGCGCTCTCCCTCGCTCTCTCCCTGTCCGGCTGCGCCGGAATGGACTTCTTCGGCAAGGACGCCCCGCCCGCCTCCGCCCAGGAGCAGCAGGCCCTCCAGGCCAAGGCCGACGACGCCTGGCGCGCCGGAAAGTACGAGCGAGCCCTGACGCTCTACGGGTTCGTGCTGCAAGGCCAGGCCCTCACCCGCGAGGCCAAGGTGATCGCCCTGGAGCGCACGGCCAGAGCAGCCCTCACGCTGGGACGCTACCAGGAGGCCCTGGACGCCTTGGACAACTGGGGCCAGACCGACCCCAAGGTGAAGTCCACCTGGGAATGGACGAGCCTCTCCGTGCAGGCGCTCTCCGCCACCGGGCGCGAGCGTCAGGCTGAGGAGCTGTTGGCCAAGATCATCCAGACGCGCGGCGCGTCCTTCGACCTCACCGGCCCGGCGGGCATCGAACTGGCCAAGCGCTACGCCTCGCGCGACCTGTCCAGCCAGGCCGCCCAGTCGCTGCGCACGCTGCACGCCAAGGCCCCCTCCCGCAAGGAGCGCGCCCAGTTCGAGTCCGAGACCGCCCGCATGCTCGGCTCGCTCGAGCCCAAGGCCCTCTCTTCCCTTCTCTCCACGGTCAACAACGCCAACCGCAGCGTTTTCCCCTACAACCTGATCGCCTTCGAGGACTTGCGCCGCGCCACCGTGGCCAACCCCGCCGAGCGCTCCCGCATGCAGGACATGGCCGACAGCCTCTCGCGCTCCTCGGATCTGGCCGACCGGGGCCTCCCTGGGCGCATCCTGACCCAAGGGCTCACCGCCGCCACCGCAGGCGCCGTCAAGGACGCCCCGCCCCTGCCCGACAAGGATCTTGCCGCCGTGAAGCCCGGAACCGTGGCCATGGCCCTGCTCCTCCCCCAGACCGGGCAGCTTCGCGCCCTGGCCGCCAAGGTGCAGGCCGGAGCCAACGCCGCCAAAGACATCCTGGCCGCCCAGGGCGTCCAGGTGGACATCCGGATCATAAACACCGACGATCCCAACTTCGTGGACCAGCTGACCGCCCTGCCCCACGAGGTCACCCTGGTGGGCGGCCCCATGCACTCCAGCTACTTCAAGAACCTGCCCGCCAGCGGAGAGCTCTCGCGCAGGGTGTTCCTGGCCTTCATGCCGGAAGTGGCCGAGGCCGAGGAAGGCAAGCACATCTGGCGCTTCTTCTGGAGCCCCCAGGACGAGGTCAACGCCGTGCTGGGCATCCCCGTGGAGGAAGGCGTGAAGCGCTTCGGCGTGATCTACCCCGAAGACCGCATGGGCAAGCGTCTGGCCGACGCCTTCTCCACCGCCGCTGCCGCGCGCGGGGCCGAGGTCACTGCCATCCAGGCCTACCCGCCCCAGGACGCGCCCAAATGGGGCGACATCGTGAAGACCATGGTCAGGGCGACGCCCACCGGCACCGACGGCAAGAGCTTCACGGCGCGTCCGGATTTCCAGGCCATCTTCATCCCCGACGAGTTGCAGCGCGCCGACCACATCATCGGCCAGCTCCAGTTCTATCAGGCGGATTCGCTGGTGATCTTAGGCCCCCAGCTGTGGTCCGCCGCGTTCAACACGCCCGGAAGCCGCACCAACATAAGCCCCGCCAACTACCGCTACGCCTTCAGCCCCGGCGCATGGTGGCCGCAGTCCCCCGTCCGGGCCGTGTCCGACCTGAGGGCCCAGATGGCCAAAGCCCAGCAGGGCGAGCCGGATTTCTGGGCGGCCCTCGGGTTCGACTTCGTCCGTCTGGCCGCCGGAGCCGGAGCCATGCCCCCGGATTCGGCCCCCTCGGAGATCAGCAAGCGGCTGAACGACTCGTCCAAAAAGATGGAGTGGGCGCTGGCCCCCATCACCTGGGACGCGGGCGGCCACGCCAAGATGAACATGTTCTTCCTGCGCCCCTCGGTCGACGGCCCCGCCCAGGTGGACAAGGACGGCTTTCGGGAACGCCTGGAGGCGCTCAAGGCCAAACAGCAGCCCCAGTGA
- a CDS encoding C-GCAxxG-C-C family protein, with the protein MNDDLVQSMADRAEALFANREMYCGEAIMTALNEGLGGGLEREQARGLAMGFGEGIGKAGCLCGALGGAVLAASWFLSRGLDPRDVREAAREVHDRFKKEHGSSCCRVLIKPVKADPPKHFSQCTGLTRKGAELAARVILERLPELASGAAPPRKPSRLASLLRRLAAAVE; encoded by the coding sequence ATGAACGACGATCTGGTGCAATCCATGGCGGACAGGGCCGAGGCGCTGTTCGCCAACCGAGAGATGTACTGCGGCGAGGCCATCATGACCGCGCTGAACGAGGGGCTTGGCGGCGGGCTGGAACGCGAGCAGGCCCGGGGCCTTGCCATGGGTTTTGGCGAGGGGATCGGCAAGGCGGGGTGCCTGTGCGGGGCGCTTGGCGGCGCGGTGCTGGCCGCGTCCTGGTTCCTGTCGCGCGGGCTCGACCCCAGGGATGTGCGCGAGGCCGCGCGCGAGGTGCACGACCGCTTCAAGAAGGAGCACGGCTCGTCCTGCTGCCGGGTGCTCATAAAACCCGTGAAGGCCGACCCGCCCAAGCATTTTTCGCAATGCACGGGCCTTACGCGAAAGGGGGCTGAGCTCGCCGCGCGGGTCATTCTGGAGCGCCTGCCGGAGCTGGCCTCCGGGGCTGCTCCACCCCGCAAACCCTCCCGGCTGGCCTCGCTTCTGCGCAGGCTGGCGGCGGCGGTGGAATAA
- a CDS encoding YdjY domain-containing protein: protein MKRVISALALLSSLIASLAAGPVLAASGLSGLSPQNPMRMDIGSGSVSFLAELNPAMVGEPLQHFAVFRDGEYADKALLQGFVAPRDLFNALVALGFKPGENMTMQNWDTTRVEGDALRISVQLEGSPQPMDISQLVTDSKGRGIAMRFGGNLKMATKPDGSGCLICLFSCPMGIVSNHDTFFKETGWWGSVKYTASGLASPQTKKMAVVTISRK, encoded by the coding sequence ATGAAGCGTGTGATTTCCGCCCTGGCCTTGCTCTCCAGCCTTATCGCCAGCCTTGCCGCAGGTCCGGTCCTGGCTGCATCCGGGCTGTCCGGCCTTTCCCCGCAGAACCCGATGCGCATGGATATCGGCTCGGGGAGCGTGTCATTCCTGGCCGAACTGAATCCGGCCATGGTGGGCGAACCTCTCCAGCACTTCGCCGTCTTTCGCGACGGCGAATACGCCGACAAGGCCCTGCTGCAAGGCTTCGTCGCGCCCCGTGACCTGTTCAACGCGCTGGTGGCGCTGGGTTTCAAACCCGGCGAGAACATGACGATGCAGAACTGGGACACCACCCGGGTGGAAGGCGACGCCCTGCGAATCTCGGTGCAACTCGAAGGCTCGCCACAACCAATGGACATTTCCCAACTCGTGACCGACTCCAAGGGGCGCGGCATCGCCATGCGTTTCGGGGGCAACCTGAAGATGGCCACGAAGCCGGACGGCAGCGGCTGCCTGATCTGCCTGTTCAGCTGCCCCATGGGGATCGTGAGCAATCACGACACGTTCTTCAAGGAGACGGGCTGGTGGGGGAGCGTGAAGTATACTGCCTCCGGCCTCGCTTCTCCCCAAACAAAAAAGATGGCCGTGGTGACCATCTCCCGCAAGTAA
- the rsmI gene encoding 16S rRNA (cytidine(1402)-2'-O)-methyltransferase codes for MSETPGTLWVVATPLGNASDLTPRAKEILARAGMVLCEDTRRASRLFAQQGIAPARFLSLFDHNEAGRIPQVLEHLGQGGEAALISDAGTPVLSDPGFLLVRACREAGHAVRPAPGPSAVMAALSASGLAPQPFVFLGFLPRKAGDIRQALARFAPAGCTLVFFERKDRLGASLAVAREVLGERECVIARELTKTHEEFLSGNLSDFAGRELDLLGEITVVIGPALEKHVSGQEDVAQVLKEELDAGGKPKDVARRAAARLSGMTVKELYEMILAEQGRAHG; via the coding sequence ATGAGTGAGACTCCAGGCACCCTCTGGGTCGTGGCCACGCCGCTTGGCAACGCTTCGGACCTGACCCCCAGGGCGAAGGAGATTCTTGCGCGCGCGGGCATGGTGCTGTGCGAGGACACCCGGCGCGCTTCCCGTCTTTTCGCGCAGCAGGGCATCGCTCCTGCGCGCTTCCTGTCACTTTTCGACCACAACGAGGCCGGGCGCATCCCTCAGGTGCTGGAACACCTGGGCCAGGGGGGCGAAGCCGCGCTCATCTCCGACGCGGGCACGCCGGTGCTGTCCGACCCGGGATTCCTGCTGGTGCGCGCCTGCCGCGAGGCGGGCCACGCCGTGCGCCCCGCGCCGGGGCCGTCGGCGGTGATGGCGGCGCTGTCGGCGTCCGGGCTCGCGCCGCAGCCGTTCGTGTTTCTGGGATTTCTGCCGCGCAAGGCGGGCGACATCCGCCAGGCGCTCGCGCGGTTCGCGCCTGCCGGGTGCACGCTGGTGTTTTTCGAGCGCAAGGACCGCCTGGGCGCGTCCCTGGCCGTGGCGCGCGAGGTGCTGGGCGAGCGCGAATGCGTCATCGCGCGCGAACTCACCAAGACGCACGAGGAGTTCCTGTCGGGAAATCTGTCCGACTTCGCTGGCAGGGAGCTGGACCTCCTGGGCGAGATAACCGTGGTGATCGGCCCGGCCCTGGAGAAGCACGTCTCCGGGCAGGAGGACGTTGCCCAGGTGCTCAAAGAGGAGCTGGACGCCGGGGGCAAGCCCAAGGACGTGGCGCGCAGGGCGGCGGCGCGGCTTTCCGGCATGACGGTCAAGGAACTCTACGAGATGATCCTGGCGGAGCAGGGGAGGGCGCATGGCTGA
- a CDS encoding two-component system sensor histidine kinase NtrB, whose protein sequence is MADQLPVGYCLWELEDTAFRVGMMGTGAGFLSILDIIHNPAIADFLPPMTLVALSEPGPETDKLHDPRVADMPVYPTYQEMLAAHPDINLLIELAGKRYKIKQIVASLPDTVSFIDHTASFFLCALNKFASISAHCQLSLDNQRVLLQAIIDEVPEDILLLDKHGRVVDCNRNVVLRRGVPKEELLGQPCWDVQAVRDDMPFCHPETKDCPFHTALRTGRKAESMETRVSKEGRLLYFREYAYPVYDATRSLTHVMVMRRDITSRTESEKRLQQTEKVGVVERLSAYMAHEIRNPLFAIGGFTNSLLKSPNLTEREREKVRIILEETAKLDVVLKEMISFYRPGSDQPGEVDAEKIVREAVETMRSGFLPTGVELSLAVGGGLPHVLAHEDTLRKGVMHLVTNAVEAMEGPGLVEVKASLEKGHVLIGVRDTGRGMPQEVLERVFSPFFSVKGVGKGKGYGLGLALIRKAVEDWGGQVEVASREGHGTEVVLRLSPALDVAGGKTGQ, encoded by the coding sequence ATGGCTGATCAACTGCCAGTGGGCTACTGCCTCTGGGAGCTGGAGGACACGGCTTTCCGTGTGGGCATGATGGGCACGGGCGCGGGATTCCTCTCCATCCTGGACATCATCCACAATCCGGCCATCGCGGATTTCCTGCCGCCCATGACCCTGGTGGCGCTGAGCGAGCCGGGGCCGGAGACCGACAAGCTGCACGACCCGCGCGTGGCCGACATGCCGGTGTACCCCACTTACCAGGAGATGCTGGCCGCCCATCCGGACATCAACCTGCTCATCGAGCTGGCCGGCAAGCGCTACAAGATCAAGCAGATCGTGGCCTCGCTGCCCGACACCGTCAGCTTCATCGACCACACCGCGTCGTTCTTCCTGTGCGCGCTGAACAAGTTCGCCTCCATCAGCGCCCACTGCCAGCTGAGCCTGGACAACCAGCGGGTGCTCCTGCAAGCCATCATCGACGAGGTCCCGGAGGACATCCTGCTGCTGGACAAGCACGGGCGCGTGGTGGACTGCAACCGCAACGTGGTGCTGCGCCGGGGCGTACCCAAGGAGGAACTCCTGGGCCAGCCCTGCTGGGACGTGCAGGCCGTGCGGGACGACATGCCCTTCTGCCACCCGGAGACCAAGGACTGCCCCTTCCACACGGCGCTGCGCACCGGGCGCAAGGCGGAGTCCATGGAGACCCGCGTCAGCAAGGAAGGCAGGCTCCTGTATTTCCGCGAGTACGCCTATCCCGTGTACGATGCCACGCGCAGCCTGACCCACGTGATGGTCATGCGCCGTGACATCACCAGCCGGACCGAGAGTGAAAAGCGCCTGCAACAGACCGAGAAGGTGGGCGTGGTGGAGCGCCTGTCCGCCTACATGGCCCACGAGATCAGGAACCCGCTGTTCGCCATCGGCGGTTTCACCAACTCGCTGCTGAAGTCACCCAACCTGACCGAGCGCGAACGCGAGAAGGTGCGCATCATCCTTGAGGAGACAGCCAAGCTGGATGTGGTGCTCAAGGAGATGATCAGCTTCTACCGTCCCGGCTCCGACCAACCCGGCGAGGTGGACGCGGAGAAGATCGTACGCGAGGCCGTGGAGACCATGCGCTCGGGGTTCCTGCCCACGGGCGTGGAGCTTTCCCTGGCCGTGGGCGGCGGCCTGCCGCACGTGCTGGCCCACGAAGACACCCTGCGAAAGGGGGTGATGCACCTCGTCACCAACGCCGTGGAAGCCATGGAAGGACCGGGGCTGGTGGAGGTGAAGGCGTCGCTGGAGAAAGGCCATGTGCTGATCGGCGTGCGCGACACCGGGCGCGGCATGCCCCAGGAGGTGCTGGAGCGGGTGTTCAGTCCGTTTTTCAGCGTCAAGGGCGTCGGCAAGGGCAAGGGCTACGGCCTGGGGCTGGCGCTCATCCGCAAGGCCGTGGAGGATTGGGGCGGGCAGGTGGAAGTGGCCAGCCGCGAGGGTCACGGCACCGAGGTGGTGCTGCGCCTGTCCCCGGCGCTGGACGTGGCGGGCGGCAAAACCGGTCAATAG
- a CDS encoding Hpt domain-containing protein produces the protein MEQNLIDMAKLDERMEGDRELIREVFSVFVEEAPARRVRFEKALDEMDMGTMTMLAHSLKGASGTLQAEPLRQASQALELAARENRTKDLAALVAPVLTLLEQTAAAMDEMKGTL, from the coding sequence ATGGAACAAAATCTCATCGACATGGCAAAGCTGGACGAGCGCATGGAAGGCGACCGGGAGCTCATCCGGGAAGTGTTCAGCGTGTTCGTGGAGGAAGCGCCCGCGCGCCGCGTCCGGTTCGAGAAGGCGCTGGACGAAATGGACATGGGCACGATGACCATGCTGGCCCACTCGCTGAAAGGCGCCAGCGGCACCCTCCAGGCCGAGCCGCTGCGCCAGGCCAGCCAGGCGCTCGAACTAGCCGCCCGCGAGAACCGGACCAAGGATCTGGCGGCGCTGGTCGCGCCCGTTCTTACCCTGCTGGAACAGACGGCTGCGGCCATGGATGAGATGAAGGGGACGCTGTAG